Proteins encoded together in one Desulfuromonas acetoxidans DSM 684 window:
- a CDS encoding HDOD domain-containing protein, giving the protein MMATQNQHLPELTEILDELDALPQLPDIAAAMLRLLNQQENDTEELARIIASDPVLAARVLRVANSSYYGFSRQIKTILDATVLLGQKTLRNLVLTMALKGLYRLSDPSEKMLWEESMAHALGSQFLSTTYAVADPEEAFLAGLLANIGELFFLQQNPHAYHNCLKNKVTAQCSREELSRHHFPWSFSQMGAAILAHWKFSSELVLCTLYSCQPNHPQDMAPETSRLAHLVFVSRCLCCQLHIGNTQPVCNKTLDEHLNKTLLSSQQIKPQQLLDEFNALYQKNIQTLLSA; this is encoded by the coding sequence ATGATGGCGACACAGAATCAACACCTACCGGAACTCACTGAGATCTTAGACGAGCTGGATGCCCTGCCTCAGCTTCCCGATATCGCTGCGGCCATGTTGCGCCTTCTCAACCAGCAGGAAAATGACACCGAAGAGCTTGCCCGAATTATTGCCAGCGACCCGGTTTTGGCGGCCCGTGTTTTACGGGTGGCCAATTCAAGCTATTATGGGTTTTCCCGCCAGATTAAAACAATTCTTGATGCCACCGTGCTTCTCGGCCAGAAGACACTGCGCAACCTGGTTTTGACCATGGCCCTCAAAGGGCTATACCGGCTGAGTGATCCCAGCGAAAAAATGCTCTGGGAAGAATCCATGGCTCATGCTCTGGGCAGTCAGTTTTTATCAACAACATATGCTGTTGCAGATCCGGAAGAGGCGTTTTTAGCCGGCTTGCTGGCCAACATCGGTGAGTTGTTTTTTCTGCAACAAAATCCACACGCCTATCACAACTGTCTAAAGAATAAGGTCACCGCCCAGTGTTCTCGTGAAGAGTTATCTCGCCACCATTTCCCCTGGTCTTTTAGCCAAATGGGAGCGGCGATTCTGGCACATTGGAAATTTTCATCGGAATTGGTCCTGTGTACGCTCTATTCCTGTCAACCTAACCACCCGCAGGATATGGCCCCGGAAACTTCTCGTCTCGCCCATCTGGTTTTTGTCAGTCGCTGTCTTTGTTGTCAACTGCATATCGGCAACACCCAGCCAGTCTGCAACAAGACACTGGACGAACATTTGAATAAAACCCTTCTATCGTCACAGCAAATTAAGCCTCAACAGCTTCTTGATGAGTTCAACGCTCTCTATCAAAAAAATATCCAGACACTTCTTTCGGCCTGA
- a CDS encoding response regulator, which yields MAELFKILFVDDEANVLKSLRRLFLDEEDYDILTASSGMEGLEIIKENNDILVIISDYRMPEMTGVEFLAQATQLLPHSIRIVLSGYADTAAVVEAINIGHIYKFIPKPWDDDQLRIDIHNAVETVLLDKKNRQLSDALEKRNKELKELNSGLEKEVEKRTASLRLRSQVLQLAQEILDSLPIAVLGIDLEDQIVQINQQGIDLLADEGEILLGASVKSTFPPGLMELVEQIKRDGNAHMELDCKNTKVTGIGSFLDNNKERGMIISLTPR from the coding sequence ATGGCTGAACTTTTTAAAATTCTTTTTGTTGATGATGAAGCAAATGTCTTAAAATCGCTGCGCCGCTTATTTCTGGACGAGGAGGACTACGACATCCTGACGGCATCTTCTGGAATGGAAGGTCTCGAAATCATTAAGGAGAATAATGATATCCTCGTTATCATTTCCGACTACCGGATGCCTGAAATGACCGGAGTGGAATTTTTGGCTCAGGCCACCCAATTGTTACCCCATTCCATCCGGATCGTTCTCTCCGGTTATGCCGATACCGCCGCCGTTGTTGAAGCGATTAACATTGGCCATATTTACAAATTCATCCCCAAGCCGTGGGACGATGACCAGCTACGTATTGACATTCACAATGCCGTCGAAACAGTGCTTCTTGACAAGAAAAACCGTCAGCTCAGTGATGCACTTGAGAAACGGAATAAAGAGCTCAAAGAGCTGAACAGCGGGTTGGAAAAAGAGGTTGAAAAACGCACGGCATCACTGCGTCTGCGCAGTCAGGTGTTGCAGTTGGCTCAGGAGATTCTCGACAGTTTACCCATTGCGGTTCTTGGTATTGATCTTGAGGATCAGATCGTCCAAATCAACCAGCAAGGGATTGATCTTTTAGCCGATGAGGGAGAAATCCTGTTGGGCGCATCAGTGAAGAGTACGTTTCCTCCTGGGTTGATGGAACTGGTAGAGCAGATTAAACGCGATGGAAATGCCCACATGGAGCTTGACTGCAAGAACACAAAGGTGACCGGAATCGGCTCGTTTCTGGATAACAACAAGGAACGGGGAATGATTATTTCTCTAACCCCACGTTGA
- a CDS encoding PAS domain-containing sensor histidine kinase, translating into MTNSSKDAQSLPLVLDELEKMSEQQRDLLFRSVNRFGREVVCWFDSDENLRYISPNCLKLFGWKMEQFLDQPQLLEQMIHSDDRLLWEHHQTHPAGHQDVEIRILTSGGTLEWMEYRCLPLVDKHGKRCGRIATFMNISRRHEAQFRTQALALALEQSPTGIVVTDNDGNVLYANEAFHGLQCRTLGAIQGRKLDLFSREHRGQLPDLWPCLVTGETWKGEKVCFFEEQKRVVELVVTPVLDQQNEVTHILFLIQDVTRQRQDQQLLHQQHKQLRQLFDDVEKISREWALSFDCIDDIMFLMDGAGHIQRINLAVEKHYGRSIKKLTGTSVNDLLPQDVTRQFFDHGQGEFYDDRIKKWFSWRAFDFLEKDEKNQDIRVVTLHDVTALHQLTEQLEKSYESQKVAQSQLVQQEKMASIGQLAAGVAHEINNPVGFIHSNLNTLGKYLQRITAYMDSLEQIIHQSGHDDLLQQAKECRKGSKVDYLLEDTADLIKESIEGTDRVSVIVQNLKSFSRVDDAGLHWTDLHDCLEASLSIAWNEIKYNCRIEKEYGVLPQVLCNPQQLNQVLLNLLVNAAQAIEQQGVIILKTWADEQWAHITVKDNGCGMSDDVKSRIFDPFFTTKKVGEGTGLGLSICYDIIGKHHGLISVDSTLGAGTEFHLKLPLNSSE; encoded by the coding sequence ATGACAAATTCCAGCAAAGACGCACAGTCTTTACCGTTGGTGTTAGACGAATTGGAAAAAATGTCCGAGCAGCAGCGAGACCTTCTCTTCCGTAGTGTCAATCGCTTTGGTCGCGAGGTTGTCTGCTGGTTCGACAGTGATGAAAATCTTCGATATATCTCACCGAACTGCTTGAAACTGTTCGGCTGGAAAATGGAACAATTTCTTGACCAACCTCAGCTTTTGGAGCAGATGATTCATTCCGATGACCGCTTATTGTGGGAGCATCATCAAACCCATCCTGCCGGTCATCAAGATGTTGAGATCCGCATTTTGACTTCCGGTGGGACGTTGGAATGGATGGAGTACCGTTGTCTGCCTCTCGTGGATAAACACGGTAAGCGCTGTGGCCGTATTGCCACCTTTATGAATATCAGTCGTCGCCATGAGGCGCAATTTAGGACACAGGCGCTTGCCCTGGCTCTCGAGCAGAGTCCAACAGGGATTGTTGTGACTGATAATGACGGAAATGTGCTGTATGCCAATGAAGCCTTTCATGGGTTGCAGTGTCGTACCCTCGGCGCGATACAAGGCCGGAAACTTGACCTGTTTTCCCGGGAACACCGCGGCCAACTGCCCGATTTGTGGCCTTGTCTGGTGACAGGGGAAACCTGGAAAGGGGAAAAAGTATGTTTTTTTGAGGAGCAGAAGCGGGTCGTCGAATTGGTTGTCACTCCGGTACTTGATCAACAGAACGAGGTGACGCATATTCTTTTTCTGATTCAAGATGTGACGCGCCAGCGCCAGGACCAGCAACTTCTCCACCAACAACATAAACAGTTGCGGCAATTATTCGATGACGTTGAAAAAATCAGCCGGGAGTGGGCACTGAGTTTTGATTGTATTGATGACATTATGTTTCTGATGGATGGAGCAGGGCATATTCAGCGCATTAATCTGGCCGTTGAGAAGCACTATGGGCGTTCGATCAAAAAGCTCACAGGCACGTCAGTGAATGACCTTTTGCCGCAAGATGTGACACGGCAATTTTTTGATCACGGCCAAGGCGAATTTTACGATGACCGCATTAAAAAATGGTTTTCATGGCGAGCGTTTGATTTTTTGGAAAAAGATGAAAAAAATCAAGATATCCGGGTTGTGACTTTGCATGATGTGACCGCGCTTCATCAGTTGACTGAGCAGTTAGAGAAAAGCTATGAATCGCAGAAGGTTGCTCAAAGTCAACTGGTACAACAGGAAAAGATGGCGTCGATTGGACAACTCGCCGCTGGTGTTGCCCATGAAATAAACAATCCTGTTGGCTTTATCCACAGTAACCTCAACACGCTTGGCAAGTATCTACAGCGTATCACTGCTTATATGGATTCGTTGGAACAGATTATTCATCAATCCGGCCACGATGACCTTCTCCAACAGGCCAAAGAGTGTCGCAAGGGCAGTAAGGTTGATTATCTTCTCGAAGATACGGCTGATTTGATCAAAGAATCAATTGAGGGAACGGACCGTGTCAGTGTGATCGTGCAGAACCTTAAGAGTTTTTCCCGTGTTGATGATGCTGGTTTGCACTGGACTGACCTGCATGACTGTCTTGAAGCGAGTCTCAGTATTGCCTGGAACGAGATCAAGTATAACTGCAGGATTGAAAAAGAGTATGGAGTCCTTCCCCAGGTTCTGTGCAATCCTCAGCAACTTAACCAAGTCCTGCTCAATCTGCTGGTCAATGCTGCGCAAGCTATTGAGCAACAGGGGGTGATTATCCTCAAGACCTGGGCCGACGAACAATGGGCTCATATCACTGTGAAGGATAACGGTTGCGGTATGTCTGACGACGTTAAGTCACGTATTTTTGATCCATTTTTTACCACCAAAAAAGTCGGCGAGGGGACTGGGCTGGGATTAAGTATCTGCTACGATATTATTGGCAAACATCATGGCTTAATCTCCGTCGACAGTACCCTTGGTGCAGGGACAGAATTTCATTTAAAGCTCCCTTTAAACTCCTCTGAATAA
- a CDS encoding methyl-accepting chemotaxis protein, whose protein sequence is MAVNVKWGCLILALVQLVMLGLAVMQSDLIAVVLVVVTALSGWGLYWLSFSAEKTSATVVLDEHSTPSENLLISETKTLLTSLQQEVTAQCQDGQNENIQVQTILADAIEKLIASFTKLENLTDEQKTLALGIIQGGRQTDGGDSLSFQQMFKEIEDVMQRLLDATIENNSQTTELMTSMDATQEQFQKVLGMLGEVRKIADQTNLLAINAAVEAARAGAAGKGFAVVAEEVRNLSIRSNRFSEQIDASVQQISRAFGEVSLSIKSLSQRSDQLVEEERDHIGRAMTQAHDFNAVVERSARDISGLAEAVSQQVRQAVTNLQFQDMATQVIGTVSKRLDSLDRLFADLNSTLDQSDSTENTTQRLEKFLLESTDLVKASHHNPVSQKNMDEGDIELF, encoded by the coding sequence ATGGCGGTTAATGTAAAGTGGGGGTGTCTTATTCTTGCCTTGGTGCAACTGGTGATGCTCGGTTTGGCAGTGATGCAAAGTGATCTCATTGCCGTCGTTTTGGTCGTCGTAACAGCGCTCAGTGGCTGGGGGCTGTATTGGCTGTCGTTCTCCGCAGAAAAAACATCTGCCACTGTTGTTTTGGACGAGCACAGTACACCCTCAGAAAATTTGCTCATCAGTGAAACAAAAACCCTGTTAACGAGTTTACAACAGGAAGTAACAGCGCAATGTCAGGACGGACAAAACGAAAATATTCAGGTTCAGACAATCCTGGCAGATGCGATTGAAAAGTTGATTGCCAGCTTTACCAAGTTGGAAAACCTCACAGATGAGCAAAAGACCCTTGCGTTGGGAATTATTCAAGGTGGGCGTCAGACAGATGGCGGCGATTCTCTTTCGTTTCAGCAGATGTTTAAAGAAATCGAAGACGTTATGCAGCGTCTTCTTGATGCCACCATCGAAAACAATAGCCAGACCACCGAATTAATGACGTCCATGGATGCCACCCAAGAGCAGTTCCAAAAAGTTCTCGGCATGCTCGGTGAGGTGCGAAAAATTGCCGACCAGACCAATCTTCTGGCTATCAATGCCGCCGTGGAAGCTGCCCGGGCCGGAGCTGCCGGAAAGGGGTTTGCTGTTGTTGCTGAAGAAGTACGCAATTTGTCCATTCGCTCGAATCGCTTCAGTGAACAGATTGATGCTTCGGTCCAGCAAATTTCCAGAGCGTTTGGTGAAGTGAGCCTCTCCATTAAATCATTGTCCCAGCGTTCGGACCAACTGGTTGAGGAGGAGCGGGACCATATCGGTCGTGCCATGACGCAGGCCCATGATTTTAACGCGGTGGTTGAACGCAGCGCCCGAGATATTTCTGGACTTGCAGAGGCCGTATCACAGCAAGTGCGTCAGGCGGTGACCAATTTACAGTTTCAGGATATGGCGACTCAGGTTATTGGAACCGTCAGTAAGCGCTTGGATTCTTTAGACCGACTCTTCGCTGATCTTAATAGCACCCTGGATCAGAGCGATTCTACAGAAAACACAACACAACGGCTCGAAAAGTTCCTGCTGGAGTCGACAGATCTAGTCAAAGCAAGTCACCATAACCCGGTGTCGCAGAAAAACATGGACGAAGGTGACATTGAGCTTTTTTGA
- a CDS encoding response regulator, which produces MAKTVLAVDDSKSILQMVSFTLKGAGYQVIEAGNGQEALAAAQKHKVDLVLTDLNMPVMDGLTLVQKLRAAPTYKFTPILMLTTEAGADFKAKGKAAGLTGWLVKPFDPQKLLGVVKKVLG; this is translated from the coding sequence ATGGCAAAAACAGTGTTAGCGGTCGATGATTCAAAATCGATCCTGCAGATGGTGTCCTTCACTCTCAAAGGTGCCGGTTATCAGGTGATTGAAGCCGGCAACGGTCAGGAAGCTCTCGCCGCCGCGCAAAAACACAAAGTTGACCTGGTGCTCACCGACCTCAACATGCCGGTGATGGACGGGCTGACCCTGGTACAGAAACTGCGCGCCGCGCCCACCTACAAATTCACCCCGATTCTGATGCTCACCACCGAAGCCGGAGCCGACTTCAAGGCCAAAGGCAAAGCCGCGGGGCTTACCGGCTGGCTGGTCAAACCCTTTGATCCGCAAAAACTTCTCGGTGTCGTCAAAAAAGTGCTCGGCTAA
- a CDS encoding STAS domain-containing protein encodes MFELESKTIQNSDGAAYQLLIVSGDLGIATIGQLKNDLLSALQSHDHVILDMAAVTDVDYSVLQLLCSANKYAQKYGKHFQIKGQCTEAFIDRAQSLGFFRDQACNEAEDPMKCLWIPENLT; translated from the coding sequence ATGTTTGAACTGGAAAGCAAAACCATTCAAAACAGTGACGGCGCAGCCTATCAACTGCTGATTGTCAGCGGTGATCTGGGTATCGCCACCATCGGCCAACTTAAAAACGATCTGCTCAGTGCCCTGCAGAGCCATGACCACGTGATTCTCGACATGGCCGCCGTCACCGATGTCGATTACAGCGTGTTGCAGCTCTTATGCAGCGCCAACAAATACGCTCAGAAGTATGGCAAACACTTCCAGATCAAAGGTCAATGCACCGAAGCCTTTATCGATCGTGCTCAATCCCTCGGCTTCTTTCGCGATCAGGCCTGCAACGAGGCCGAAGATCCGATGAAATGCCTGTGGATACCGGAAAACCTCACCTAA
- a CDS encoding chemotaxis protein CheA, which produces MQDAPQNAFKEEAYELLSELEDSLLELEEQPDDHETISKVFRAMHTIKGSGAMFGFTTISEFTHEVETVFDLVRNGELPVTKQLVDLSLKARDHILALLDCDAEEQGQYAAQGADLVAQFQALARGGSAPLSPTPTPTPTTATAGNADKKDEPTTYRIRFRPSLDIMHNGTSIAQLLDELAELGDSRTIAHKADIVDLENLNPEDCYACWDIILTSDCGEDAIRDVFIFVEDDCELTIKRIDLGSDDDDMEKKRLGDILVERGDISQEQIDDVLAHNKRIGDLLVEANLVSRDQVDSALLEQQEIRKLKEKKKEKSQGASSLRVPADKLDDLVNLVGEMVTVQSRLSQVANQRHDADLLSIAEEVERLTEDLRDSTLNIRMLPIGSTFSKFKRLVRDISADLGKEVELKTTGADTELDKTVIEQLGDPLVHIIRNSMDHGIEMPDDRVAAGKPRTGQVHLSAEHSGDSVIINISDDGKGMDPEVIRQKAISKGVIGADDQLSHTDLLNLIFAPGFSTAQQVTGLSGRGVGMDVVKRAIESLRGSITLDSQKGQGSTVSLRIPLTLAIIESLLVQIGDGRYVLPLSAVEECIELTAQDIHDSHGRNLAKVRGHLVPYVPLREEFAIDGNRPAVQQIVITQINGQQLGFVVDNVIGEHQTVIKSLGPMYRDVQCVSGATILGDGSVALILDIVYLMQKASEEGRVSQP; this is translated from the coding sequence ATGCAGGATGCCCCACAAAATGCCTTTAAGGAAGAAGCCTACGAACTGCTCAGTGAACTCGAAGATTCGCTGCTAGAGCTTGAAGAACAGCCCGACGACCACGAGACCATCAGCAAAGTGTTCCGGGCCATGCACACTATCAAAGGCTCCGGTGCCATGTTCGGGTTTACCACCATCTCCGAATTCACCCACGAAGTTGAAACCGTCTTCGATCTGGTGCGTAACGGTGAGTTGCCCGTCACCAAACAACTCGTTGATCTGTCGCTCAAGGCCCGTGACCATATCCTTGCCCTGCTCGATTGCGACGCTGAAGAACAGGGGCAATACGCCGCCCAGGGTGCAGACCTCGTTGCACAGTTCCAGGCTCTTGCCAGAGGCGGTAGCGCACCGTTGTCACCGACACCGACACCGACACCGACAACAGCCACCGCTGGCAATGCCGACAAAAAAGACGAACCCACCACCTACCGTATCCGCTTTCGGCCATCACTTGATATTATGCACAACGGCACCTCCATTGCCCAACTGCTCGATGAACTCGCCGAACTCGGTGACAGCCGCACCATTGCCCACAAAGCAGATATCGTTGATCTTGAAAATCTCAATCCCGAAGACTGCTACGCCTGTTGGGATATTATCCTCACCAGCGACTGTGGCGAAGACGCCATCCGCGACGTGTTCATCTTCGTCGAAGACGACTGTGAATTAACCATCAAGCGCATTGATCTCGGCAGCGATGACGATGATATGGAAAAAAAGCGCCTCGGCGATATTCTCGTCGAACGTGGCGACATCAGTCAGGAGCAGATCGACGACGTCCTCGCCCACAACAAACGTATCGGCGATCTGCTCGTCGAAGCGAATCTTGTCAGTCGTGACCAAGTCGACTCCGCCCTGCTCGAACAGCAGGAGATTCGAAAACTCAAAGAAAAGAAAAAAGAAAAAAGCCAAGGTGCCAGCAGCCTGCGCGTCCCCGCTGACAAACTCGACGACCTCGTCAACCTCGTCGGCGAAATGGTCACCGTTCAATCGCGCCTCAGCCAAGTCGCCAACCAGCGCCACGATGCCGATTTGCTCTCCATCGCCGAAGAAGTCGAACGCCTCACCGAAGACTTACGCGACAGCACCCTCAACATCCGCATGCTACCCATCGGCAGCACGTTCAGCAAATTCAAACGCCTCGTGCGCGACATCAGCGCCGATCTCGGCAAAGAAGTCGAACTCAAAACCACCGGCGCCGACACCGAACTCGACAAAACCGTCATCGAGCAACTCGGCGACCCCCTCGTCCACATCATCCGCAACAGCATGGACCACGGCATCGAGATGCCCGACGACCGCGTTGCCGCCGGCAAGCCCCGCACCGGCCAGGTCCACTTAAGCGCCGAACACTCCGGCGACAGCGTCATCATCAACATCAGCGACGACGGCAAAGGCATGGATCCCGAAGTGATCCGCCAAAAAGCCATCAGCAAAGGCGTCATCGGCGCCGACGACCAACTGAGCCACACCGACCTGCTCAACCTCATCTTCGCCCCCGGCTTCTCCACCGCCCAGCAAGTCACCGGCCTGTCCGGGCGCGGCGTCGGCATGGACGTCGTCAAACGCGCCATCGAATCATTACGCGGCAGCATCACCCTCGACAGTCAAAAAGGCCAGGGCAGCACCGTTAGCCTGCGCATCCCCCTGACCCTCGCCATCATCGAAAGCCTGCTCGTCCAGATCGGTGACGGCCGCTACGTACTGCCCCTGTCCGCCGTTGAAGAATGCATCGAACTCACCGCCCAAGACATCCACGACTCTCACGGCCGCAATCTCGCCAAGGTTCGCGGCCACCTGGTGCCCTACGTTCCGTTACGCGAAGAATTTGCCATCGACGGCAACCGGCCCGCAGTACAGCAGATCGTCATCACCCAGATCAACGGCCAGCAGCTCGGTTTCGTCGTCGACAACGTCATCGGCGAACACCAGACCGTTATCAAATCCCTCGGCCCCATGTATCGCGATGTGCAGTGTGTCTCCGGCGCCACCATCCTCGGTGACGGCAGTGTTGCTCTTATTCTCGACATTGTCTATCTGATGCAGAAAGCCAGTGAGGAGGGGCGTGTCAGCCAACCGTAA
- a CDS encoding chemotaxis protein CheW codes for MSAEDLEQMNQYLTFKLDEEVFALEIAKVREVLDFTDVTKVPQTPIFMRGVINLRGSVVPVVDMRVKFSMREAEATVNTCIIITEVVMDGEPSVLGALVDSVQEVLELDPDQIEPPPRIGTKLDTEFIRGMGKHNDEFIIILDIDRVFSADEISLIQAVDSDS; via the coding sequence ATGTCCGCAGAAGATTTGGAGCAGATGAACCAATATCTGACCTTCAAGCTCGACGAAGAAGTCTTTGCTCTCGAAATCGCCAAAGTACGCGAAGTCCTCGACTTCACTGATGTCACCAAAGTGCCGCAGACTCCCATCTTCATGCGTGGCGTTATCAATCTGCGTGGCAGCGTTGTCCCCGTCGTCGACATGCGGGTCAAATTCAGCATGCGTGAAGCCGAAGCCACCGTCAACACCTGCATTATCATCACCGAAGTGGTCATGGACGGCGAACCCAGCGTGCTCGGCGCCCTGGTCGACTCAGTCCAGGAAGTGCTCGAACTCGACCCCGACCAGATCGAACCACCGCCACGCATCGGCACCAAGCTTGATACGGAGTTTATCCGTGGCATGGGTAAGCACAACGACGAATTCATCATTATTCTGGATATTGACCGGGTATTCTCGGCCGATGAAATTTCGCTGATTCAGGCTGTTGATAGCGATTCTTGA
- a CDS encoding methyl-accepting chemotaxis protein: MRWKDLKLNGKFFVGFGLVLAMMLGVGLWSISGISDIVSNASEVIDGNKLKGEMVQREVDHLNWANEVNSLLTDDHVTELTVQTDPHKCAFGKWYYGEGRKQAEELVPELRALLAEIEQYHNELHHSAKRIGDTFRQADVTLPKFLAEKEVDHLVWANTILKYFSSEQNELSVQENPELCGLGKFLYGVQGKEVAKSDPELAHLLEAIKEPHARLHQSAKQIKQLPKKAAQEVFEKETLVALKETQAILSKIKDRADERVSSMNAAKKIYATETVPNLKQVQKILGEVSHTTDEHIMTDEEMLLAASNTRQGVIWSLTAAFPIAILLAFVIARGIIGPLQKGIAFAQEIAQGNLEATIDVEQKDEVGKMADALREMIEKLKTIVGDVRAASNNVASGSQELSASSEEMSQGATEQAAAAEEASSSMEEMAANIKQNADNAMQTEKIALKSSQDAQGGGKAVEETVKAMKDIAEKISIIEEIARQTNLLALNAAIEAARAGEHGKGFAVVASEVRKLAERSQSAAAEISDLSSSSVEVAETAGEMLAKMVPDIQRTAELVQEIAAASKEQDTGADQVNKAIQQLDQVIQQNAAAAEEMASTSEELNAQAAQLQDTISFFKLDSAGAKQLNSPKAPPKAPKLKETLPGKKVAAASPGNSGLMLDMGAGKDSLDSEFEEY, encoded by the coding sequence ATGCGCTGGAAAGATTTAAAACTCAACGGTAAGTTTTTTGTCGGTTTCGGTCTGGTTCTGGCGATGATGCTGGGAGTGGGATTGTGGAGTATCTCGGGGATCAGCGACATTGTCAGTAATGCCAGTGAAGTTATTGATGGCAACAAGCTTAAAGGGGAGATGGTTCAGCGGGAAGTTGATCACCTCAATTGGGCTAATGAGGTGAACTCGTTGTTAACCGATGATCATGTGACCGAATTGACTGTTCAGACCGATCCGCATAAATGTGCTTTTGGCAAGTGGTATTACGGCGAGGGGCGTAAACAGGCCGAAGAGTTGGTTCCTGAATTGCGTGCTTTGCTGGCAGAAATCGAGCAATACCATAATGAACTCCACCATTCCGCCAAGAGAATCGGCGATACATTCCGTCAGGCCGATGTGACACTGCCAAAATTTTTGGCGGAGAAAGAGGTTGATCACCTGGTGTGGGCCAACACCATTCTTAAGTATTTTTCCAGTGAACAGAACGAATTAAGTGTACAGGAAAATCCGGAATTATGTGGGTTAGGTAAATTCCTTTATGGCGTCCAAGGTAAAGAAGTTGCCAAGAGTGATCCGGAACTGGCGCATTTGCTTGAAGCGATCAAGGAACCCCACGCTCGTTTGCACCAGTCGGCAAAACAGATCAAGCAGTTACCCAAGAAGGCCGCCCAAGAGGTGTTTGAAAAGGAAACGCTTGTTGCCTTGAAGGAAACACAGGCTATTCTGTCTAAAATAAAAGATCGGGCCGATGAACGTGTGTCTAGTATGAATGCGGCAAAGAAAATTTACGCGACGGAAACGGTTCCCAATCTTAAGCAGGTGCAAAAAATTCTCGGCGAGGTTTCGCACACAACGGATGAGCACATTATGACCGATGAAGAGATGCTCCTCGCGGCATCCAACACGCGTCAGGGGGTTATCTGGAGCCTGACCGCCGCATTTCCCATTGCGATCCTGCTTGCCTTTGTTATTGCCCGCGGCATCATTGGTCCTTTACAGAAGGGGATCGCTTTTGCTCAGGAGATTGCTCAGGGTAATCTTGAAGCCACCATTGATGTGGAACAAAAAGATGAAGTGGGTAAAATGGCCGACGCTTTGCGCGAGATGATTGAGAAGCTCAAAACGATCGTTGGCGATGTGCGAGCGGCCTCCAATAATGTGGCTTCCGGTAGTCAGGAACTGTCTGCCAGCTCTGAAGAGATGAGTCAGGGTGCGACCGAGCAAGCGGCTGCGGCCGAAGAAGCTTCGTCGTCGATGGAAGAGATGGCGGCGAACATCAAGCAGAACGCTGATAATGCCATGCAGACCGAGAAGATTGCCCTTAAATCCTCTCAGGACGCTCAGGGTGGTGGCAAGGCGGTCGAAGAGACGGTCAAGGCGATGAAAGATATTGCCGAGAAGATCTCCATCATTGAAGAAATTGCCCGCCAGACAAACTTGCTGGCGCTCAACGCGGCGATTGAGGCGGCACGTGCCGGTGAACATGGTAAGGGCTTTGCCGTTGTTGCCTCGGAAGTGCGCAAATTGGCCGAACGTAGCCAGAGTGCTGCCGCCGAGATCAGCGACTTGTCATCTAGCAGTGTGGAAGTGGCTGAAACCGCTGGTGAAATGCTGGCCAAGATGGTTCCGGATATTCAGCGCACTGCCGAGTTGGTGCAGGAGATTGCCGCAGCCAGTAAAGAGCAGGATACCGGAGCCGACCAAGTTAACAAAGCGATTCAGCAGCTTGATCAGGTGATTCAGCAGAATGCTGCTGCTGCCGAAGAGATGGCGTCTACCTCTGAGGAACTCAATGCTCAGGCCGCTCAGTTGCAGGATACCATCTCGTTCTTCAAGCTGGATTCTGCGGGAGCCAAACAGCTTAACAGCCCCAAAGCCCCCCCTAAGGCTCCCAAGCTTAAAGAAACTCTTCCGGGCAAAAAAGTCGCAGCGGCCAGTCCGGGTAACAGTGGCTTGATGCTTGATATGGGCGCGGGGAAAGATTCTTTGGACAGTGAATTTGAAGAATATTGA